The genomic stretch gacTGACTGAGAGCTGAAACGGCCAAAGATTTTGTTGACGACTTGccagttgaattcaaactcacattgaccATTTAACCACAAACATGAGCTCGCATCATCTGGAAACCTCCCACAGATGTCTTTAGCATTATTATGTAATTACTGCTTTGTTAAAATAAACGTCTTAGGATGTCTAATGCACTTTTCCCAAAGCAGCCAAACATAACAGGGTTCGACACCTGGCTACCTGCATTACTAGCCACCGGGCTAGTGATTTCTGGAGTTTACTAGCCCGAAGCAAAACTTGGTAGCCCGGATCAATTTCCCTCGAGGTCTACTTCAACCCCAAACACTCAAACCTTCCTCTAAACTTATTGGCAAGGTCTTTTAAAATGATACAGAAtggaattttttcttccattgtgATAACGTAATGTGTCATTTAAGgaaaaaagctaacaaaatgttCGTTTCACATTCACTTGTGCACGCGGCGAAGGCTAACCGTAGAATGCCAGTGCACAAGCCACGGGAAGCTTGCTTTCCACGATGGattaaaagttctctttctCTGAGTGCTCTCGTAAATCTTACTGCTTTCCTGTTTACTGGTACTTTCAGTTTCGGCCGCTTTCCCCTTTTTACATGGTGGTGCCTcgtaatttgtcaaaaatcgcTCCATCTTTACAATCGGTTCAATTGCGAAGCTATCGTGCGAGGCGATGTGCAAGGCATCACAACATTGGTAGGGAGAAGACTGAGGAAGACATTAACCATTAAGCTCAGAGTCTGGGATCTAGTGATGTTTACGAACTACACGCAAGATAAAAGAGACGCCAGAAGATGAtagatttgttttctttataaaattattggtattatcgttacattttaaactttcttgtttttttaatcaactgtgaacttcaaactaaaactaattatatctagtttatttccatttttctacTAGCCAGCGGGCTATTAAACGTCGTTTTTTACTAGCCCGACAAAATTTTTACTAGCCTCGGGCTACCGGGCTAGCGGAGATGTCGAACCCTGCATAATATTACATTCCCTTCCTtcctcattatttttttttctgtgtgtaATGCCCCATTTACACCAAGCATTAACCATGTTTTGAAGATGTTTAGTTACCCACGGtttaaaagtgttttcttttaaatcatgTACACTGATTCTTGTCAACTACAACTTTAGAAAACAAAGCATGATGTAAAAAGCCAGTCCCACATTTTTCTGAgactgattttcattttgttaaacccagtttaattaaacacgtattgttggtgtgaatggggtatcaTTGATGTAAATAATACTTGTATATTTACGTAAATTTGtcagtttgtttatttattaccgataattttatttttatctgtaCTACCTATTTTGCCAGTTCAGTtctatacatatatgtatatatatttttcctttCATCTAATTCCTGTGGTAGTGGCCATCTTGAAAGCATTTGCTACTATGGCCACTAGACACTTTCCCACTTTTGTCACTCATGTATAACtagtctttttctttctttcttttatgtCCATTACACATTTCCTGAAATAGTGCATAATAATCAATCTTGAATCTTGAATCTTGAATAAATTATATTTCGAATTTACATcccagacacaatctatcggtCACACGTGCAGCCGTCTCTTCGGATCAGGGAGGATACCTGAACTTGAGTGAGCAGCGGAAATTGAGGCTAGCTCTCTGACAGTATTTCAGATAAGATGTAAGGTCAAGAAGTAAATGTCACGTAAGCATTCAATGGATGTTATCCTATGTTACCTACACACACACATTTTTTTTCATCACTGTCACAGAGACCATATTTAACAATCCTAACAGCCACATGTATCACTTCACAGGATGTTTTCTTGAGATGTCACGTGTGTGTGGTCTTCCAACATCGACCATCCTAAACTGTGGCAAATCAATCAAAATAAATTGCAAGAAACTCTTCGTTCCTCGAGAAACAAGCAGCTTATGTAAGCTTGTTGTGGACGAAGTGTTGCTATTTGTATTATCTATaccaaaaactaaaaaaaatcttttagcGCCCGTAGTACACTTACCGACAAAAAGTGATCGTGAAGTCTCTCTACCAGATCAGCCTTCAGACCTAAGTATAACGCAAAAAGGCAAATTTAGCTTGAACATCGATAACGCTAGCAGAATTCTGCACGCACACGTGGAACACCGATGAACCCCGATATTTTTGCCTTTACAATGACCCAAAAAGACTTAAAATTGATTGCCACAGAAACATAGTGAATTGCTTCTCTTTTTACCTGATGTTTGAAGTCCAAGCGATGCGAGTCGCGCCTTAAGTTCGACAACTTTCAGCTTTTTGAGTTCATCGATGGAAGGCAAAGTTTCCTCCATGTTGGATTTTCGGGGTTGAAACGTTTGCGCGTAGGATCATGGGTACTAATTCAGAAGACTGGGTCTGGCTATTGTGTAACGCCTGGCAAAAAACACAACTGTGAAAATGACACTGAAGAAAGCAGTTGAATTTTTATCGGACAAAAAGTACAATCTGTAAGAAATGGAGCTCCATTTTTTGGGCACTGGATCATGTTACCCTTCTCCGGACAGAGGAGCGTCTTGCATTATTCTAAGGCACGAATCGGGCTGTTGGATGTTTGATTGCGGCGAAGGGAGTCAAATTCAACTCATGAAAAGTTGTATTAAGCCAGGAAAAATAAATAAGATTTTTATAACTCATCTTCATGGAGATCATCTGTTTGGTCTACCTGGCCTACTTTGCACCATTGGATTAAATTGTTCGGAATGCAGGCAGCCCATGGAAATATATGGACCTGTTGGTCTAAGGAAATATTTGAGAGTGTGTTTGGAATTGTCACAATCACAGCTAGGATTTAGTTACTCTGTACATGAACTTAAGTGTTCAAATTCAGGtacgaaaaagaaaacacttggTTGTCTTATTACATGTATAGCCATTTTGAAAGACAGTTTTGATGAAACTAGAAAAATTGCCTGATTATGTTGATGtattatttgaagtgcgggtcaCAGATTAAAGGAAGAAGGgatcctctcacttatctggacagtttaaaggggctaggtcacgcaatttcaggcaatttcagcactgatcgaatggtcatagaattaactaaaatatcaaaataactgttcaaaactatagaagaactctaacaaaacacagggaagccaagaaaggacatggatggacaaaactggagaagattgaaatggattgaatttgggtaaatttgaaaaacgtcggcccaccttttttcaaatttatatcagtctatatcaaaatgtcatttacaaagctggaaaatcattctcagttgttatgtggccgtgattttgcaaatgaaagactcttgctctgccaatttgacgtttagagctcataattaacaaaattaaacaaaattacctaaaatagcattACCTGGCCCCTTTAAGCAATTATTGTCTGTTATAGATGCATCAAAAATTCAAGTGGCTTCAACAAGATTCGAACCCataacctctgcgatgctgATGCAATGCTCTACGAACTGATCTATGtcaagccactcagttgggagcggGTCAATTTTGTGAGATCATGTTTTTCTGTGAAAGAACTCACAGAAGTTGTGGGTTCGAATCTCATTGAACCCACCTGAGTTTTTctggtgtctataagagacaattgcatAAACTGTCCAGATAATTTTTGTCTGATTTTTTTgggatggtgatgatgatgactaacACTGATGATAATGATTTGACATTTTGGCAGAAACTTTTTGTCAAAGCAATATGGCAGATTTTATACCATCTGATTCAGCTACATCAGACAAGCAACATGCAAATGAGACTTGTGGACAAACAATTTTCGAAGATGAGGATGGTTTATGGCAAGTTTGTCAGGAAGGAAATTTAACTGTATTTGCAGCTCCTCTCAAGCATCGCATAATGTGCTTTGGTTATGTAATTCAAGAGAAACAGTTTCCAGGAAAACTTGATCCGTTGCTTTTAAAACAGAGGGGTATCCCTCCTGGACCTTTGTACTCAAAAGTAAAAAATGGTGAAATAATCATGGCTCCTGACGGCAGCCTAGTTACACCCAGTGAGGTGATGGGGCCACCGCGACCAGGTCGTAAAGTTGTCATTCTTGGTGACACTTGTGACTCTTCAATGATTGTGAAAATTGCCGATAATGCAGATGTAGTAGTTCATGAAGCCACCCTTGAAGATGAACTCAAGGAAACATGCATAGATCATGGTCATTCAACTCCAGGTATGAAGATACATTTTTCCTCTTTGACCTTAATATTTTTCAGTAATAATATTGGGTAATACTTGACATGAAAAGGTAAACTTCCCACAATCAATGCATGGGCCAGTGTGTCagctgacaagtaaaatcatgtgAGCAGTTATAAATAATGTATAAtagtattattttatttttgtaattttagatAAATAATTCACTTAAACCAACACTATTGCACATTCTTTTCACAAGTCAGATTACATTTGTGTCCATTCTAGAGCCcacattttgtttacaaagagaAGGGCATGCAGGGATTGTCTGGCCCAGTATTTGAATGTATCTCACCTTGCACCCCCATGAGAAAACTTGCCAATTAAATAATAGTATTGCTAAAGGATCTTATTggttttttgtttactttttcttgttgttattgttatgcaCAGAAATGGCTGGGCATTTTGCAACAAGTGTCAATGCCAAGAAACTGGCTCTAACACATTTCAGTCAAAGATATAAGAGAATTAGTGACCCTGTACCAACAAATGTAGAAGAGGATGGGACTGTAAGTAAGCTTGTTGAACAAGCCAAAAAGTCCTTCTCAGGCTGCATTATTGCTGCTGATGACTTCGTGGTCCTTCGGCTTTCGCGGAAGGTCTAACAAGCAGGACAGTGGATAGATACTTCAAGAGGCCTGAGGGGGGCCATTGCTTGTGACATCATGTTCCTGCTCAACAATCATGTAACAGACCACAGTAACAGTCTATAGAATTAACTGACAATACACTTTCATgggactctgaagatgacttaaGATTGTTGAAATATCAAGGCACAAATAATTTAATGTTATTCTTGTTTGACGACTATACTTCTGCCTGCAATCAAATTCATCAAGGTGTGTCATTCCTGAGGTGAAAGCATTTGCAACACTGAaatgattttaaattttttaaagagAGATTGTTAATCAAGTTGTAACCTATTTTAGTCAAGTTTTGCCCTAAAGATAATACAATAGTGTTTTTGATAGCTGATATTTGTGTGCTTTTTGATGCCTAGAATACTTGGAATTGCAGCTTCcagattttgtatttttggagGAAGCATGTTGTCGAACCCCCTTCCAATCCAGAGGGGAAAGTGTAAAGTCCCTTTTCCAATCACTGAGCTGCCTTTTAATTCTTGTCAGTATTCTAACACATTCTTGGCCATGGTAACCAGAATTTCTCGGAAATAAATGTAGGTGGTTACAACCAATAATTTGTTACTTGTGATTCCCATGGGTTGATGATTTCCACAAAGCAGAGCTAATGGATGAATGagtgagtgaagctattagCCTCTCCCCTCAGGGCTTTTCatgactaatttacaatgtttttttttttttcggggaactttagccagactgattattacacagtttacaattttttttaggaACAAGAGCTTTGTGTAAAATAATAAGTACTTTTGTGGGTAAAGAATTTTTGCCACATTCCTCTTCCCTCTCTGggtttttaacttgttttgcaCTAAGCATAAGGTCCAAGACCGCAGTTGTGGTCAATACACTGACCATTTGCTTTACATCCAATCAAAACAATAAGAAATGCAATCAGAACCAGAGAAATGATGCAGGTAGGACATGTACACAAAAAATGTGAAGTTGTTGTACATCTGTTACAATAGTTGTGGTCGCCTTGGTGTATGAGCTGGAAGATGGGTCCTATCTTGTCAAGAGCAAGATGCTCTTTTGATAGTTTCCATGTAGCCGTACAATCATACAattatacaatacatacttaattgaccactcccaattaaggggcttttcaggaccagTGAAACACGATCAAcaaaatgacagaacagaaccaCAACAACTGCTGtgaagaatcccaactggccggaggcaaaccagttggctatttgcaaGGGCACCttagaagttgaaccagggaccaccAGGAACAAAatgatacatgtaattaattCAATGAATCAGGTCAGGAACGGGCCTTACCCGGAAAGCAGTTAGTTTCttctacgcttcccgagagagaaaccactgcaagcaaccgttagtttctttgagtgagccacCGTCCAGTgccaaggatgaataaattaaatttgaaccggtaaaacgaattagtaaacttgtttttgcGCTTTCGCATGTGTTCAGCTACATACATGTTTACGGCTGGGTTTGGacgagcctgctgtgtagtgattCCATATTTTTTCCGtgaaataagacgaagtgatgtcaaatgcaTCATTTGGGGCATGACTTACTTCATACATGCTTGATGGAAAACCAAACAGTTgcttgcagtggtttctctctggGGAACTGTaagagaaaccaactgctcgcagggtaaacaggtcttgaacccaggagctccgcatctcaaggcaagcatcTTTAACCACTGGGATGCACTGCCTCCTGTTTTACAGATGGACTACTTAATCTGAGGTCTGATTGTTTTCCAAggcactgagaaaaaaaattgacagaaaTGGCAATAAGCTTTATATGGATTTTATTTCTACAATGGCTTTATCTATGAATACATTGCTCTAAAATACTTTATAATACAGTCTGACATTACAGCACAACAGGTTACAAGCTCTCAATTTCAAACATTGTAAAAATCATTTGTTAGTGCTTTCtaaacaataatgataataattattaataataataatatattattattattattattattattattatcattattattattattattattattattattattattatacagtccaagtgcctaatattctagaactaacggttggtttcgaaactaaccttaaaaacaaatGCAGtgcgcaaaaaagaaaaatatgagaagtaactacagatgtgttaaatttgtaaacctttccatgagctcccttggtgttctctccaacgaatgctctacgttcttagaagtgatgaatgacattggcattgacaaaacgcaacaacactatataatcaaaaaaatgataagtctagccattagagcaacatattttatattctgtcgaagaaataagacttgggatagcccagacttaataaaactgtaatatatgtatatatatatatatatatatatatatatattttattttatttttttttaattcaattgtaaatacagtatacaagtataccactcaatttcaagtagccagttgttaattgcctatacatagagagattta from Montipora capricornis isolate CH-2021 chromosome 12, ASM3666992v2, whole genome shotgun sequence encodes the following:
- the LOC138026954 gene encoding zinc phosphodiesterase ELAC protein 1-like translates to MELHFLGTGSCYPSPDRGASCIILRHESGCWMFDCGEGSQIQLMKSCIKPGKINKIFITHLHGDHLFGLPGLLCTIGLNCSECRQPMEIYGPVGLRKYLRVCLELSQSQLGFSYSVHELKCSNSETFCQSNMADFIPSDSATSDKQHANETCGQTIFEDEDGLWQVCQEGNLTVFAAPLKHRIMCFGYVIQEKQFPGKLDPLLLKQRGIPPGPLYSKVKNGEIIMAPDGSLVTPSEVMGPPRPGRKVVILGDTCDSSMIVKIADNADVVVHEATLEDELKETCIDHGHSTPEMAGHFATSVNAKKLALTHFSQRYKRISDPVPTNVEEDGTVSKLVEQAKKSFSGCIIAADDFVVLRLSRKV